Proteins encoded together in one Mus pahari chromosome 9, PAHARI_EIJ_v1.1, whole genome shotgun sequence window:
- the Mfsd4b gene encoding sodium-dependent glucose transporter 1: protein MIGGVLFGCINHFLLLGVSLSATTVGLYLMPFCKTAALLILMMSVFGVSMGILDTGGNVLILDLWGDKGAPHMQALHFSFALGAFLAPLLAKLAWGTAAAQNYTESDLDPLMLNQSSKGASDSVFSVPDDKNLLWTYASIGTYVLVVSVFLFGLFCKKHSRQEKSSASAQGARRAKHHRALLCLLFLFFFFYVGAEVTYGSYVFSFATTHVGMEESEAAGLNSIFWGTFAACRGLAIFFATFLQPGTMIVLSNXGSLXSCFFLVLFDKSPLCLWIATSVYGASMAATFPSGISWIEQYTTLTGKSAAFFVIGAALGEMAIPAVIGILQGHYPDLPVVLYTGLGSAIFTAIVFPVMYKLATLPLERHGKGTRKSEDQKALLSGSELQDCEEENEEDDAEKWNEMDFEVVEMSDPVQESAREASREEGSGQVLPGGLVAEPFSVSSSNSLVNQDKID from the exons ATGATTGGAGGAGTCCTTTTTGGCTGTATAAATCATTTTTTACTTTTGG GGGTGTCCCTTTCTGCTACCACAGTTGGTCTTTATCTCATGCCATTCTGCAAGACAGCAGCCCTACTGATTCTCATGATGTCTGTCTTTGGGGTTTCAATGGGCATTCTGGATACAG GTGGGAATGTCCTCATCTTGGATCTCTGGGGGGACAAAGGAGCCCCACATATGCAGGCCTTGCACTTCAGTTTCGCCTTGGGTGCCTTTCTGGCTCCCCTGCTGGCTAAGTTGGCCTGGGGTACAGCAGCTGCTCAGAACTACACTGAGTCAGACCTTGACCCTCTGATGCTGAACCAATCATCCAAAGGCGCCTCAGACTCTGTGTTCTCAGTACCCGATGACAAGAATTTGCTGTGGACATATGCTTCCATCGGCACCTATGTTTTAgtagtttctgtctttctgtttggtCTGTTTTGTAAGAAACATTCAAGGCAAGAAAAATCCTCAGCATCTGCTCAGGGAGCTCGAAGGGCTAAACATCACAGggccctgctctgcctcctcttcctcttcttcttcttctatgtgGGAGCCGAGGTGACCTACGGCTCTTACGTATTCTCCTTCGCCACCACCCATGTTGGCATGGAAGAGAGCGAGGCAGCTGGCTTGAACTCCATCTTCTGGGGAACCTTTGCAGCCTGCAGGGGCCTGGCCATCTTCTTTGCAACATTCTTACAGCCTGGAACCATGATTGTGCTGAGCAACATNGGCAGCCTGGNCTCATGTTTCTTTCTGGTGCTTTTTGACAAGAGCCCTCTTTGTCTGTGGATCGCGACTTCTGTGTATGGAGCCTCAATGGCAGCCACGTTTCCCAGCGGCATCTCCTGGATTGAGCAGTACACCACCTTAACTGGGAAATCTGCAGCATTCTTTGTAATTGGCGCTGCCCTGGGAGAAATGGCTATTCCAGCAGTGATTGGAATTCTTCAGGGACACTACCCAGATCTGCCAGTAGTTCTGTACACAGGTTTGGGCTCAGCCATATTCACAGCTATTGTATTTCCTGTGATGTATAAATTGGCCACCTTGCCCCTGGAACGCCATGGCAAAGGAACAAGGAAGAGTGAGGACCAGAAAGCTCTGCTTTCTGGCTCTGAGTTACAGGACTGTGAGGAAGAGAACGAGGAGGACGATGCAGAGAAGTGGAACGAGATGGATTTTGAAGTGGTTGAAATGAGTGATCCAGTTCAGGAGTCTGCAAGGGAGGCTTCGAGAGAAGAGGGCTCTGGTCAGGTCCTTCCTGGTGGACTGGTTGCTGAGCCCTTTTCAGTCAGCAGCAGTAATTCTCTTGTGAATCAAGACAAAATAGATTAA